Proteins from one Procambarus clarkii isolate CNS0578487 chromosome 40, FALCON_Pclarkii_2.0, whole genome shotgun sequence genomic window:
- the LOC138372814 gene encoding RNA-binding protein 12B-like, producing the protein MRQGMVPNHLDGRGLNADLQQASLSLLSENFQRINRYIAGASKQQQLARNNRREPADNRREPADNRREPEDNRREPADNRREPADNRREPADKRREPADNRREPENNRREPADNRREPADNRREPADNRREPADNRREPADNRREPADNRREPAVNRREPADNRREPADNRREPADNRREPADSRREPADNRREPAEYRREPADSRREPADNRREPADNRREPADNRREPADNRREPADSRREPADNRREPADNRREPADNRREPADNRREPADNRREPADNRREPADKRREPADNRREPADSRREPADKRREPADNRREPADNRREPADNRRDPADKRREPADTHKHR; encoded by the coding sequence atgcgccaaggaatggtgcccaaccacttggacggtcggggattgaacgccgacctgcagcaaGCGAGCCTGTCGTTATTATCAGAAAATTTCCAGCGCATCAATAGATACATCGCAGGTGCCAGCAAACAGCAACAACTAGCAAGAAACAACAGGAGAGAACCAGCAGACAACAGGAGAGAACCAGCAGACAACAGGAGAGAACCTGAAGACAACAGGAGAGAACCAGCAGACAACAGGAGAGAACCAGCAGACAACAGGAGAGAACCAGCAGACAAGAGGAGAGAACCAGCAGACAACAGGAGAGAACCTGAAAACAACAGGAGAGAACCAGCAGACAACAGGAGAGAACCAGCAGACAACAGGAGAGAACCAGCAGACAACAGGAGAGAACCAGCAGACAACAGGAGAGAACCAGCAGACAACAGGAGAGAACCAGCAGACAACAGGAGAGAACCAGCAGTCAACAGGAGAGAACCAGCAGACAACAGGAGAGAACCAGCAGACAACAGGAGAGAACCAGCAGACAACAGGAGAGAACCAGCAGACAGCAGGAGAGAACCAGCAGACAACAGGAGAGAACCAGCAGAATACAGGAGAGAACCAGCAGACAGCAGGAGAGAACCAGCAGACAACAGGAGAGAACCAGCAGACAACAGGAGAGAACCAGCAGACAACAGGAGAGAACCAGCAGACAACAGGAGAGAACCAGCAGACAGCAGGAGAGAACCAGCAGACAACAGGAGAGAACCAGCAGACAACAGGAGAGAACCAGCAGACAACAGGAGAGAACCAGCAGACAACAGGAGAGAACCAGCAGACAACAGGAGAGAACCAGCAGACAACAGGAGAGAACCAGCAGACAAGAGGAGAGAACCAGCAGACAACAGGAGAGAACCAGCAGACAGCAGGAGAGAACCAGCAGACAAGAGAAGAGAACCAGCAGACAACAGGAGAGAACCAGCAGACAACAGGAGAGAACCAGCAGACAACAGGAGAGACCCAGCAGACAAGAGGAGAGAACcagcagacacacacaaacatcgcTAA